The genomic region CTTCAGCGACCGCAGCCACCACAGGTAGCCGTAGTTGGTCTCCTCGTCGATCCGGGCGTGGGGCTTCGTGGAGGCCCCGACCCAGGCCTCGGGCACGATGCGGGCGCCGTTCCAGACTCCGCGGTCAAGATAGAGCTGCACCAGCTTCAAGAGGTCGCGGCTCCGCAGGCGGAGGCCGCCTCCGGTCTGGGCGAGGCCCAGGGGGGAGAACGGCCACTCCGCGCGCTCTATGCCGAGCGGAGAGAAGAGGACCTTGTCCGCGAAGGCATTCACGGGCTGGCCGCTGGCGCGCGCGACCACCTGTCCGAGCGTGAAGACGCCGGCCGTGCAATAGCTGAAGCTGCGCCCAAAGGGGGAGTCCTTCGGCCCCTGTCCCGACATGAATCCCCGGATCGGGAGGTCGAGGGTGAACTGGAGCCAGTCCTCGATGAGGTACATTCGCTCCTCGTTCCCGCGGGAGAAATCGTTCCAGTCGTTGCACTCCAAAAGCGAACTCATGGTGAGCAGGTCCTCGACCGTGATCTGCTCCTTGCGGGGATCGGGGTTCTGGAGGGGGCGCTTGTCGGGGAAGAAGGGGAGGACGGGCTCCCCCACCCCCTTCAGGAGGCCCTTGTCGATGGCGATCCCCGCCAGCATTCCCGTCACCGTCTTGGTGGCGGACCTTGTGTTCTGGAGGGCGGTCGCGTTCGAGTCGACATACGCCTCGAAAGCCAGCTTTCCGTGGCGCGCGACCAGGACGCTCGTGATCTTCTTGAATCCCTCGGAGCGGATGGCGGCGTCCAGGGCCTGGAGACGGGAAGCGTTCAGCTTCAGGAGCCCCGGGTCCGCAGTGGCCCATCCGTCGTCCGCCCTCTCCGCCGGCCGGGCTTCCGCCTCGGGCGCCCAGAGATGAGACCCGAGCACGGCCACCGCCATCACACCGGGCAAAACGCGACTGACCCAGGCATTCATGAATCAGACCCCCTCGCCGGTCACGGCCCTCCGGGACGCGCCCGGTGGCGGATTGGACGCACCCGACGCTCAGAAGGTTACGGTTAAGACGAGGCCGGCGCCCGACCCCTGCGGGTCGAGCCCGGGGGCCAAACGGACGCGGGGCTTGCCCGGGAGGGGCTCGCCGTCCCGGCGAACGGCGGTGCGGCCCACGATGTAGCCAATCCCGGCCCCGGCCAGGACGTCGGAGAGGTGGTGCGCCCTGATCTCCATGCGCGACACGCCGATGAGCCCGGCCAAAAGGTAGCCCGGCACGCCCAGCTTCCAGCCGTAGTAGTGAGCGCCCACCGTGGCCCAGGCGAACGCGTTCGAGGTGTGTCCGGAGGGAAAGGAGAGCTTGTCGGAGCCGTCCGGCCGGGGGCGCTGCGTCGCATACTTGAGGGCGGTGGTGTAGGTGACGGCGACGAGGGTGACCTCGGCTATGTCGTAGGTCGCATCGCGGAAGCGCTGATCTCTGGCCAGACGGCCCGCGCCGAACAGCGCGGCCGCGAGCGGTCCGATGACGTAGGCCTGACCCAGCCGGTCGCCAGCGTTACCGAGCCATTGGGCTCGCCTTTGGGCCGCGAAGTAGTTCTGCACGTTGTTGTCGAAGAGGGCCCCCCCGCCGCTCACGCCCGCGCTCACCAGGAAGGGGACCAGGTTGTCGGAGGAGAAGACGCCCACCGTGTCGCGCCCGAAGTTCGCGAGGAAGCGCGCGCCGGTGCGGCGCCCGTCGTCGGGATGGGGCCGGTCGACGGCGGGGGAGGCCGCGGCCTCGGCGGGGCGGGCCGGGGCCTCGGGGGGCGCGGCCGGCGCCTCTTGGGCCCGGGCCCGGAAGGGGAGGGCCAGGGTGACCAGGGCGAAGGCGACTAGGGTCCGCTGCGGTCGGCCTGATCCCAACGGCACCTCCACGCCCGGGGCAAGGTGCCGATTATAGACGCCGACACTAGTCGCTTCCACCCCCTTGCTTGCGCAGGAAGGCGGGCACGTCCAGGTCCACCCTCCCTCCCGCCACCGCCGCCTTGGGGTTGTTGGGCGTCTTGCGGTAGAAGCTGCCCCCCGCCTCCGCCGAGGAGTGCGGCATCGCGGTCTGGGAGCCCATGTAGTTGGTGAGGTCCACGGGGGTGGGGACCGCTTTGCGCGGGCCGCGCGTGAAGCCGGTCGCGATCACCGTGACCTTGACCGCGTTGCCCATGGACTCGTCGGTCACGATCCCGTAAATGACGTTGGCCTCCGGGTCCGCGACCTTGGTGATGAGGGAGGTGGCTTCCGCCGCCTCCGCCAAGGAGAGATCGGAACCCCCCGTGATGTTGACGATGATGCCCTTGGCGCCCTCGATCGAGCTGTCCTCCAGGAGGGGGTTCGAGATCGCGCGCTGGGCGGCCTCCACCGCCCGGTTCTCGCCCTGGCCGATCCCGGTGCCCATCACGGCCTGGCCCATGCCCTTCATGACCGCGCGCACATCCGCGAAGTCCAGGTTGATCTGGCCAGGCACGGTGATGATGTCGCTGATCCCCTGCACCGCCTGCCGGAGGACGTCGTCGGCCACGCGGAAGGCCTCGGAGACGGGGGTGTTGCGGGCCACCGTCTGGAGGAGGCGGTCGTTGGGGATGGCGATCACGGAGTCGACGCATTCGCGCAGCTGGACCAGGCCATCCATGGCCTGGCTCATGCGCCGCTTCCCCTCCAGGCCGAAGGGAAGGGTCACCACCGCCACCGTGAGGACGCTGCCGGTCTCCCCCCCCAGCTGGCCGGCGATGGAGGCGACCACGGGGGCCGCACCCGTGCCCGTTCCCCCCCCGAGCCCGGTGGTGATGAAGACCATGTCCGCGCCCTCCAGGGCGTCGCAGATCTTCTCCGTGTCCTCCACCGCGGCCTGGCGGCCGATGTCAGGGTTGGCTCCCGCCCCCAGCCCCTTGGTGACCTTGGCCCCGATCTGGATCTTCACCGGAGCGCGGTTCGCGCGCAGGGCCTGGAGGTCGGTGTTCACGGCGATGAACTCGATCCCCTGGAGCCCGGAGGCGATCATGCGGGCGATCGCGTTGCCGCCTCCCCCCCCCACCCCCACCACCTTTATCCGGGCCCCGCTCATCTCCTCGTCCGCGAAGGTGATGCGGCCCGGCGCATCGTTATGCTTGGTCATAGCTCAAATCCCTTCCGAGCAACCGGTCATGAACCCGCAGCGCAGGCAGATCCGCTTGCAGTGATAGGCGACGACGAAGGCGCCACACATCTCGCAGGGCAGGTCTCCGGGGTCGCGCAGGGCGAAGCCCCCGCCCCGGCGGACGACCTCTCGGGAACGGCTCTCGGTGATGGGCACAGGCGGAAAGGCCGCGCCTTCGCTCTTGACGTCCATGGCCACCTCCTTGGTTCTGCCCGGCCGGCCCTCCTGGCCGGCCCGTCGCCTTCCCCCGGTCGTCCCGCGCTCGCGGGGCCGGGAAGATCCCCTCAGAAAAAGTCCGACAACCAGCCCATGAGGCGCCCGGTCACCTTGCCGAAGGTCCCCGTCGCCGCCTGTTGCCGCGTGGTCCCCAGGGCTCGGCCGGCCCGGTTGCGATATCCGCAAAGCACCAGCCCCACCGCGGTGGAGTAGACGGGGCTGGCCACCACGTCGACCAGGCCCCCGATCCCGGCCGGGGTGCCCCTCCGCACGGGCATGTCGAAGATCTGCTCCGCGATTTCCGGCATCCCTTCCAGGATGCTGCCCCCCCCCGTGAGCACGACCCCGCTGTTCAGGCTGCGGTCGAAGCCGGCCCTCCTGATCTCGGTGAGGACGAGCTGGCAGATCTCCTCCGCCCGGGCCTGGACCACGTCCCCTAGCACCTGGCGGGCCATGATCCGGGGCTTGCGGCCCCCCACGCTCGGCACCTCGATCGAGTCCTCCTCCGGGACCATGGAGGTGAGAGCGCAGCCGTGCTTCTTCTTGATCTTCTCCGCCTCGTTGACGGGGGTGCGCAGGGCCACCGCCACGTCGTTGGTGAAGTGCTCGCCCCCCACCTGCAGGACCGCGGTGTGCCAGAGCGAGCCCTTCTCGAAGATGGCGAGGTCGGTGGTGCCGCCCCCGATGTCCACCAGGGCCACCCCCAGCTCCTTCTCGTCGGGGGTGAGGCAGGCCTCCGCGGCCGAGATCTGGGTGAGGACGGTGTCGATCACCTCCAGCCCGGCCCGGTTCACGCAGGTCACGGTGTTCTGGGCGGCGGTGGAGGAGCAGGTGATGATGTGGACGTTGACCTCCAGCCGGGTCCCGGTCATGCCCGTGGGGTCCCCGATGCCGTCCTGGTCGTCCACCACGAACTCCTGGGGCAGCACGTGGAGGATCTCGCGGTCCAGGGGAATGGAGACGGCCTTGGCCGCCTCGATGGCCCGGTGCACGTCCTCCCGCTCGATGACCCGGTTCTTGCTGGAGACCGCGATCACCCCCCGGGAATTGAAGCCGCGGATGTGGGTCCCCGCGATCCCCACGTAGGCGGAGCCGATCTCCACCCCCGCCATGAGCTCCGCCTCCTCGAGGACGCGCTTGATGGAGTCCACGGTGGCCTCGAGGTTGATGACCACCCCTTTGCGAAGGCCCTTGGACTCCGTCTGGCCGATTCCGATCACGTCCAGGCGGCCCTCTTCCGTGATCTCGGCCACGATGGCGCAGATCTTGTGGGTCCCGATGTCCAGGCCCACGATGTAACGGTCCTTTTTCTTGGCCAAAGCTAGTTCCCTCTCTCCCTTGGGCGTGCCTTCGCCGCCCGGGGGGGCGGTCCCCCGGCGGCCGGAACGGGGGGGACGGTTTCCAGGGGCCGCGCATAAATGCGGCCGCGGAAGCGCAGGTCGAATGCGGCGGTCCCGGGGGCCCTCTCCGCGAGGTCCCGCCGGAGACCGAGAAAAGTGAGGAAGCGCCGGCGGTAGGGCGGGGACCCCATGAGCAGCACCTCGCCCGCCCCCTTGAGCACGACCCTCATGTCCCCCGCGCCGTCCACGAACACCTCCGACACCTCCGCGGAGAGCTCTCCGAGGTCGCGCAGCAGGGTCCCCGCCCGCTGCGCGCGTTCCCGACGGTCCTCGCCCTCCACCCCGCCCAGGCCGCGCACGATGGGGAGGTCGAAAGCGGCGGTGCGGGGACCGTAGACGTCGATGAGGGCGCCGTCGCCG from Vicinamibacteria bacterium harbors:
- a CDS encoding serine hydrolase gives rise to the protein MNAWVSRVLPGVMAVAVLGSHLWAPEAEARPAERADDGWATADPGLLKLNASRLQALDAAIRSEGFKKITSVLVARHGKLAFEAYVDSNATALQNTRSATKTVTGMLAGIAIDKGLLKGVGEPVLPFFPDKRPLQNPDPRKEQITVEDLLTMSSLLECNDWNDFSRGNEERMYLIEDWLQFTLDLPIRGFMSGQGPKDSPFGRSFSYCTAGVFTLGQVVARASGQPVNAFADKVLFSPLGIERAEWPFSPLGLAQTGGGLRLRSRDLLKLVQLYLDRGVWNGARIVPEAWVGASTKPHARIDEETNYGYLWWLRSLKSGDKAYPAYMMAGNGGNKVVAIPALDLTAVITSTNYNTKGMHEQTDKILTEYILPAVEP
- a CDS encoding phosphatase PAP2 family protein, producing the protein MGSGRPQRTLVAFALVTLALPFRARAQEAPAAPPEAPARPAEAAASPAVDRPHPDDGRRTGARFLANFGRDTVGVFSSDNLVPFLVSAGVSGGGALFDNNVQNYFAAQRRAQWLGNAGDRLGQAYVIGPLAAALFGAGRLARDQRFRDATYDIAEVTLVAVTYTTALKYATQRPRPDGSDKLSFPSGHTSNAFAWATVGAHYYGWKLGVPGYLLAGLIGVSRMEIRAHHLSDVLAGAGIGYIVGRTAVRRDGEPLPGKPRVRLAPGLDPQGSGAGLVLTVTF
- the ftsZ gene encoding cell division protein FtsZ gives rise to the protein MTKHNDAPGRITFADEEMSGARIKVVGVGGGGGNAIARMIASGLQGIEFIAVNTDLQALRANRAPVKIQIGAKVTKGLGAGANPDIGRQAAVEDTEKICDALEGADMVFITTGLGGGTGTGAAPVVASIAGQLGGETGSVLTVAVVTLPFGLEGKRRMSQAMDGLVQLRECVDSVIAIPNDRLLQTVARNTPVSEAFRVADDVLRQAVQGISDIITVPGQINLDFADVRAVMKGMGQAVMGTGIGQGENRAVEAAQRAISNPLLEDSSIEGAKGIIVNITGGSDLSLAEAAEATSLITKVADPEANVIYGIVTDESMGNAVKVTVIATGFTRGPRKAVPTPVDLTNYMGSQTAMPHSSAEAGGSFYRKTPNNPKAAVAGGRVDLDVPAFLRKQGGGSD
- the ftsA gene encoding cell division protein FtsA gives rise to the protein MAKKKDRYIVGLDIGTHKICAIVAEITEEGRLDVIGIGQTESKGLRKGVVINLEATVDSIKRVLEEAELMAGVEIGSAYVGIAGTHIRGFNSRGVIAVSSKNRVIEREDVHRAIEAAKAVSIPLDREILHVLPQEFVVDDQDGIGDPTGMTGTRLEVNVHIITCSSTAAQNTVTCVNRAGLEVIDTVLTQISAAEACLTPDEKELGVALVDIGGGTTDLAIFEKGSLWHTAVLQVGGEHFTNDVAVALRTPVNEAEKIKKKHGCALTSMVPEEDSIEVPSVGGRKPRIMARQVLGDVVQARAEEICQLVLTEIRRAGFDRSLNSGVVLTGGGSILEGMPEIAEQIFDMPVRRGTPAGIGGLVDVVASPVYSTAVGLVLCGYRNRAGRALGTTRQQAATGTFGKVTGRLMGWLSDFF